Part of the Streptomyces sp. NBC_01460 genome, GTCACCAGGACGATCGGGTAGGCGCCCTCGGCCTTGGTGGTGTAGTCGAGGTCGAGCGCCAGGTCCTTGCCGGTGCCCTTGACCTTGGCGGCGGCGATGGCCTTGGAGGCGTTCTCCGAGGTGGCCTCGACCGGGGCGGCGCCGCCCGTGGCGATGTCGACGGTGGTGATGTCCTGCGAGGCGGCGTAGGAGAGCTCGAAGTAGCCGATGGCGCCGTCGACGGCCTTCACCTGGGTGGCGACACCGGAGGACTGGGACGCGGCCTGGCCACCGGGGGCCGGCCACTTTTTCTCGGCCTCGTACTTCCAGTCGGCCGGGGCCGCGGCGTTCAGGTACTTGCCGAGGTTCTGCGTGGTGCCGGAGTCCTCGGAGCGGTGGAAGGGCTGGATCGCCTTGTCCGGCAGCTTGACGCCGTCGTTGAGCTTGGCGATCGCCGGGTCGTTCCACTTCTTGATCTTGGTGTCGAAGATCTTGGCGAGCGTGGGGGCGTCCAGCGTGAGCTTGTCGACGCCCTCCAGGTGGAAGCCGATCGCGATCGGGCCGCCGACCATGGGCAGGTTGATGCCCTGGCCGGTCTTGCAGATCTTCTTCGACTCGGCGACCTCTTCGGGCTTCAGGGCGGAGTCCGAGCCGGCGAAGCCGACGGTGCCCTGGTTGAACGCGACGATGCCCTCGCCGGAGGAGGAGGAGCTGTAGTTGATCTCCACACCGGAACAGGCGGCCATGTAGTTCTTGACCCAGAGGTCCATCGCGTTCTTCTGGGCACTGGACCCGGAAGCGCGCAGCTGGCCCTCGGCGCCGTCGCACGCGATGTCCGACGCGGCGGCCGTCGTCTTGCCGCCCTCCACGTCGGTGCCGGTGTTGTCGTCCGAACCGCACGCCGTGAGGACCAGGGCGCCGGAGACGGCGAGGGCACCGAGCGCGGTGGCACGAAGCCGGTTCTTGCGCTGAAGCTTCACTTTCGGGGTGTTCCTTCCAGGAGCCGCCGCGGCTGGTGGGGTCGAGGCGGCGTGCGATGAGGAGTGGTGCGTGGCGTCGTGCCGTGCACCTGGTACGTCCGAAATTAGGCAGAACAGGTGAAGCGCCCTACGGGGGAGAGTGAACGGCAGGTGAACCGTGCCGGGCGGGCTGGTTCCGCTGGTAGAGCGGCCGGGCCGGTGCCTCGGATCGCGGGGCATGGCGGATCGCCGGGGCCTCGGATCGCCGGGGCATGGAGGATCGCGGGCCGGTCCCGTACGGCCGGGGGCCTCGGACGCCAGGCCGGGCCCGTGCGGCCAGGGGCCTCAGACGCCGGGCCGGGCCCCGTGCAGGAAGGCGTCCAGCTGGACGCGGTCGCCCGGGCGGCTCAGGCGGGCGCGGGCCTCCTCGGGGGAGAGCCAGGCCAGCCGGTCGACCTCGTCGTTGGGCTGAAAAGCGCCGTCGGCCGCCTCCGCGGCCCAGTAGCTGACCTCTTTGGGCCGCCCGTTGGCCATGTACAGGGCCGTCGGCAGCGCGGCGCCCGGCACACAGCGGTGGCCCGTCTCCTCCAGGACCTCGCGCAGGGCGGCCTCCAGCGCCGTCTCCCCGCGCTTCAGCTTTCCTTTGGGAAAGGACCAGTCGTCGTAACGGGGCCGGTGGACCAGGCAGATCTCCGGACCGGCGCCGTCCGGGGAGCGGCGCCAGAGCACGCAGCCCGCCGCGAGCACGAGGTCGCTCATGGCGCGGTCACGGCCGCCGCGTACGGCCAGGTCTCCCGGAACACGCCGCGCGCCGCCTCGACCTCGTGGCGCTGGTCGGCGTGGAGCACCCCGAGGGCGTACGCCGTCGCCGGGGCGATGCGCGGCGTGCGGGCCGCCGAGGCCGCCGCCGCGGCGGCCTCCGCCGCGTCGCGGTGCAGGTCCAGCGCGTGCCGCGGCCCGGCCAGGGCCGGATCGGGGGCGCCCCGCAGCGTCTCGTGGGCGTACCGGTGCAGCCGGAGCAGGAGGCGGGCCTGGTGCCAGAGGGCGTCGTGGGCCTCGTTGTACGGCTCCATCGCCTCGTCGGGCGGGAGCGCGGCCACCGCGTCCAGCATCCGCTGCCCGGCCAGCTCCGCCGGGGCGTGCAGGACCCTTTCCGCGGGCTCCGCGGCCGCGGGGGACAGGGGGACCTCCGAGGCGAGCAGGGCGACGGCGTCGGCGACGGCGTGGAAGCGGGAGGAGCCCAGTGCCTGGAGCGCCGCCGAGTGGGCCCGGGTCCGGGCGAGGGTCAGCCGGCGCTCCAGGAGGGCCCCGGCCCGGGCCGCGCCGACGCCGAGTGCCGCCCGCTCCTTGTCGCTCTCGGTCCGGACCTCTCCCGGGGCGGGGCGTGCCTGCGGGAGCGAGGCGCCGGAGAGCTGGTGCAGGGCCTCCAGCAGCCGCCCGAGCCGGGTGGCGTAGGCGTGCTCGCGGGCCAGGGTCCCGGAGAGCCAGGCCAGCTCGGTGCGGAGCTGGTCGGCCCAGGCGGGTTCGAGCGCTCCCCGGAAGGTGTGCAGCGTGCCGCTGATCCTGCGGGCCGCGTGGCGGAGCGCGCGGGCGGCCTCGTCGGCGGTCTGCGTGCCGGAGTCCGCGGAGGCGCTGTGCTCGCGGTGCGTCCGCAGGCCCCTCAGGAAGCAGGCGGCCTGTTCGCGCAGGTAGGGCGCGAGGACCGCTTCCGCGGAGAGGGTCGTCGTCTGGTGGTCAGGGCGTCGCACGCCGGCGCCTCCGGGCGTCAATGAGCATCTCTTGTACGTGCCTCAGCGGCTGCCCGTCCGCGTCCGTGGAGTGCCGGGTCCAGTTTCCGTCGGGGCCCAGGTGCCAGGAGGAGGTGGTGTCGGACATCCCTGTTTCCAGGAGCCTGCTGAGGGCGGCGCGATGCGCGGGGTCGGTGACGCGGACCAGTGCTTCGATCCGGCGGTCGAGGTTGCGGTGCATCATGTCGGCGCTGCCGAACCACACTTCGGGCTCGCCGCCGTTGCCGAAGGCGAAGACCCGCGAGTGTTCGAGGAAGCGGCCCAGTATCGAGCGGACCCGGACGTTCTCGGAGAGGCCGCTGACGCCGGGGCGGATCGCGCAGATGCCGCGCACCCAGATGTCGATGGGCACACCGGCCTGCCCGGCCCGGTAGCAGGCGTCGATGACCGCTTCGTCGACCATCGAGTTGACCTTGATGCGGACGTAGGCGGGGCGGCCCGCGCGGTGGTGGGTGATCTCCTTGTTGATGCGGGCGATCAGTCCGTCGCGCAGGGACTTCGGGGCGACCAGCAGCCGGCGGTAGGTCTCGCGGCGGGAGTAGCCGGAGAGCCGGTTGAAGAGGTCGGAGAGGTCCGCGCCGACCTGCGGGTCGGCGGTCAGCAGGCCGAGGTCCTCGTAGAGCCGTGCCGTCTTGGGGTGGTAGTTGCCGGTGCCGACGTGGGAGTAGCGGCGCAGCGTGTCGCCCTCCTGGCGGACCACGAGCGACAGCTTGCAGTGCGTCTTGAGGCCGACGAGGCCGTAGACGACGTGGCAGCCGGACTCCTCCAGCTTGCGGGCCCACTTGATGTTGGCCTGCTCGTCGAAGCGTGCCTTGATCTCGACGAGGACGAGGACCTGCTTGCCGGATTCGGCCGCGTCGATCAGGGCGTCCACTATCGGCGAGTCGCCCGACGTCCGGTACAGGGTCTGCTTGATGGCGAGGACGTCCGGGTCGCCCGCCGCCTGCTCCAGGAAGGCCTGGACGGAGGTCGAGAAGGAGTCGTACGGGTGGTGCAGCAGCACGTCGCGCTCGCGCAGGGCGGCGAATATGTCGGGCGCGGAGGCGGACTCGACCTCGGCGAGGTCACGGTGGGTGCCGGCGATGAACTTGGGGTACTTCAGCTCGGGCCGGTCCAGCGAGGCGATGCCGAAGAGCCCGGTGAGGTCGAGCGGGCCCGGCAGCGGGTAGAGCTCGGTCTCGGAGATCTTCAGCTCGCGGACCAGCAGGTCCAGGACGTACGGGTCGATGGACTCCTCGACCTCCAGGCGGACCGGCGGGCCGAAGCGGCGCCGCATGAGCTCCTTCTCCAGGGCCTGGAGGAGGTTCTCGGCGTCGTCCTCCTCGACCTCCAGGTCCTCGTTCCTGGTGACCCGGAACATGTGGTGGGCGAGGACCTCCATGCCGGGGAAGAGCTCTTCGAGGTGTGCCGCGATGATGTCCTCTATGGGGACGTAACGCTGCGGGGACGCCTCCAGGAAGCGGGTGAGCAGCGGCGGGACCTTGACGCGGGCGAAGTGGCGGTGGCCGCTGACGGGGTTGCGCACGACGACCGCGAGGTTCAGCGACAGCCCGGAGATGTACGGGAACGGGTGCGCGGGGTCGACGGCCAGCGGGGTCAGCACGGGGAAGACCCGCTGCCGGAAGAAGGTGAAGAGGCGGGCCTGTTCCTTCTCGGTCAGCTCGGGCCAGCGGACCAGCTGGATGCCCTCGTCGGACAGGGCGGGCGCGACGTCCTGCTGGTAGCAGGCGGCGTGCCGGGCCATGAGCTCGCGGGAGCGGGTCCAGATCAGATCGAGGACTTCGCGGGGCTGCAGCCCGGAGGCGGACCGGGTGGCGACACCGGTCGCGATACGGCGCTTGAGGCCGGCGACCCGGACCATGAAGAACTCGTCCAGGTTCGACGCGAAGATGGCGAGGAAATTAGCCCGTTCGAGTAGGGGGGTGGCCGGGTCCTCGGCCAGTTCCAGAACGCGTTCGTTGAACGCGAGCCAGCTGCGCTCCCGGTCGAGGAACCGGCCCTGGGGCAGTTCGTCGCCGTCCGACTCGGGCTCGTACGCGTCCGGGTCGTTGTCCAGGTCGGGATCCAGGTCGGCGGCTGTGGACAGACCTGCGGGCACCGAGCCCGCGACGGCGTGCGGCCGGTGGGCGGCGAGGGAGCCGACCGACGGCTGGGCGGGCTGGACCGGGACCTCGGAGCTGGGCTGCTGGCTCATGGACCTATTCTTCCGCGCGTTCGGCTCCTCAGGCGCGTCGGAGCCGAGAAAGATCGCGGAAGAATCCGGAGCGGTCCCCGGGCCGGGGCCACTCCCGTTGCGGGGGGCGGGCAGAGCTGGCTGCATCCCGTGAGGGTCGCAAGCCCGTCTGAATGGCCGGTAACGATGACATGACGTACAGGAAGCGGTGTGACTGCGGTGACGTCCCTGTCTCACCGTGGGTGAACCCCCTGCCCGGACTCCCCTGTGGCCCGGGCAGGGGCGATCGGTCAGCCGTGGAGGCGGCGCAGGACGCGGAAGGCGACCGCGAGGGCCACGGCGGCGAGGACGAGCAGGATGCCCGTCTCGACGAGCTGGAGGGGCCAGAAATGGGAGGCGGGGTGGTAGTCGAGGTAGTGGCTGGTGACGTCGTGGTCGGCCATGCACCGGGCGTAGTCGGTCGCGGAAGCGCCCGACGCGCACACGTCCTGCGGCAGCCGTTCGCCTGCGCCGGTGATGTGGCCCGTCTCCACCCACCACATGCCTTCCTTGGCATTCAGGGTTGTGCCGCTGACCGTGCGAGAGGGCCACAGCTCCGCGCGCCAGTAGGTGAAGAACGTGACGGCCGCGCCGGTGACGAACGCCGAAACGGTCAGTGCGGGGATGACGCGGCGTATCAGCAGGGCCGTGAGCGCTCCGACGGCCGTACCGAACATGACGTGGGCGAGGGGGAGGACTCCCGAACCACTGAAGGTATAGGCGTCGTGCCAGTGGACCGGGTAGGGGGTGTCCCCGTAGGACCGGGCCCGGGCGAGCACGGCTGTCACCACGGCTGTGACAGCCAGCAGCAGCATGGTGGGAACCGCGAGCTTGGCAACCAGCCAGCGTGTGGGCGACACCGACTGGGTCCAGGCCATTCTGAAGGTGCCGCTCTCCAGCTCCCTGGCGATCAACGGGCCGGCGACGAAGGCACTGAAGAGCACGGGCAGGACAGTCAGGCCCGAGGCGACGTAGTCGAACATGCGACGGTACGTGACCATGCTGTCCAGGTAGTTGCGGGTCGTCTGATCGCATGCGCGGCCTGCGCCGCCGTCCACCCGGCAGTCGGTCGCCTCGAACACCTCGGCGACGTGTGACGACCGCAGGGCCAGGGCGATCATGCCGATGACCGCGGCCAGGGCGATCCCACCTGCGATCCACAGCGTCCACCGGTGCTGCCGCACCCCGACCCGTGCGGGACCGCGCAGCGAGGGGCGTACGGGCGTGAGCGTGCTCATACCGCCGCCACCTCCTCGCGGGCGTACGAGGCGCTCGGCGTCAGCAGAGGCGGGGCCTCCGGTGAGCGCAGGTGCGCCAGCAGCAGCTCCTCCAGCGAGGGGTCCGTGACGTCCCAGGCGGCCTGGTCCACCGGCCCCTCCTTCCGTACCAGCGCGGTCATCTGACGTCCCGTCGTGCGGGATTCGACGACCGTGTGCGGGGCGAGGTCGCGGACCTGGCCGGTGAGTACGGCGTGCGCGGCGACGATGTCGTCGCTCTCGCCGCCGAGCCTCACCCGGCCACCGTCGACGAGCAGGAGGTAGTCGCAGGCGCCCTCCAGCTCGGTGAGGATGTGCGAGGACATCACGATGGTGGTCCCGTGTTCGGCGGCCTCGGCCATGAGGACGCCCATCAGCTGGTGCCTGGCGAGCGGGTCGAGATCCGCCATCGGCTCGTCCAGCAGCATGAGTTCGGGCCGCTTGCCGAGCGCGAGCGCCAGGGCGAGCCGGGTGCGCTGGCCGCCCGAGAGGGTGCGTACCTTCGCGTCCTGCGGCAGCGGGCCGGCGATCCGGTCGGCGGCCGCGCGGTCCCAGCCGGCGGGGTTGAGCTGCGCCCCCGCCCACAGGGTGTCGGCCACGGTGAGCTGCGGGTACAGCGGCTTGTCCTGC contains:
- the pstS gene encoding phosphate ABC transporter substrate-binding protein PstS; translated protein: MKLQRKNRLRATALGALAVSGALVLTACGSDDNTGTDVEGGKTTAAASDIACDGAEGQLRASGSSAQKNAMDLWVKNYMAACSGVEINYSSSSSGEGIVAFNQGTVGFAGSDSALKPEEVAESKKICKTGQGINLPMVGGPIAIGFHLEGVDKLTLDAPTLAKIFDTKIKKWNDPAIAKLNDGVKLPDKAIQPFHRSEDSGTTQNLGKYLNAAAPADWKYEAEKKWPAPGGQAASQSSGVATQVKAVDGAIGYFELSYAASQDITTVDIATGGAAPVEATSENASKAIAAAKVKGTGKDLALDLDYTTKAEGAYPIVLVTYEVVCDTGNKAETLGSVKSFLTYTSSAEGQKVLTEAGYAPIPEAINAKVRETVAGLK
- a CDS encoding NUDIX hydrolase; translation: MSDLVLAAGCVLWRRSPDGAGPEICLVHRPRYDDWSFPKGKLKRGETALEAALREVLEETGHRCVPGAALPTALYMANGRPKEVSYWAAEAADGAFQPNDEVDRLAWLSPEEARARLSRPGDRVQLDAFLHGARPGV
- a CDS encoding CHAD domain-containing protein; the encoded protein is MRRPDHQTTTLSAEAVLAPYLREQAACFLRGLRTHREHSASADSGTQTADEAARALRHAARRISGTLHTFRGALEPAWADQLRTELAWLSGTLAREHAYATRLGRLLEALHQLSGASLPQARPAPGEVRTESDKERAALGVGAARAGALLERRLTLARTRAHSAALQALGSSRFHAVADAVALLASEVPLSPAAAEPAERVLHAPAELAGQRMLDAVAALPPDEAMEPYNEAHDALWHQARLLLRLHRYAHETLRGAPDPALAGPRHALDLHRDAAEAAAAAASAARTPRIAPATAYALGVLHADQRHEVEAARGVFRETWPYAAAVTAP
- a CDS encoding RNA degradosome polyphosphate kinase, which gives rise to MSQQPSSEVPVQPAQPSVGSLAAHRPHAVAGSVPAGLSTAADLDPDLDNDPDAYEPESDGDELPQGRFLDRERSWLAFNERVLELAEDPATPLLERANFLAIFASNLDEFFMVRVAGLKRRIATGVATRSASGLQPREVLDLIWTRSRELMARHAACYQQDVAPALSDEGIQLVRWPELTEKEQARLFTFFRQRVFPVLTPLAVDPAHPFPYISGLSLNLAVVVRNPVSGHRHFARVKVPPLLTRFLEASPQRYVPIEDIIAAHLEELFPGMEVLAHHMFRVTRNEDLEVEEDDAENLLQALEKELMRRRFGPPVRLEVEESIDPYVLDLLVRELKISETELYPLPGPLDLTGLFGIASLDRPELKYPKFIAGTHRDLAEVESASAPDIFAALRERDVLLHHPYDSFSTSVQAFLEQAAGDPDVLAIKQTLYRTSGDSPIVDALIDAAESGKQVLVLVEIKARFDEQANIKWARKLEESGCHVVYGLVGLKTHCKLSLVVRQEGDTLRRYSHVGTGNYHPKTARLYEDLGLLTADPQVGADLSDLFNRLSGYSRRETYRRLLVAPKSLRDGLIARINKEITHHRAGRPAYVRIKVNSMVDEAVIDACYRAGQAGVPIDIWVRGICAIRPGVSGLSENVRVRSILGRFLEHSRVFAFGNGGEPEVWFGSADMMHRNLDRRIEALVRVTDPAHRAALSRLLETGMSDTTSSWHLGPDGNWTRHSTDADGQPLRHVQEMLIDARRRRRATP
- a CDS encoding ABC transporter ATP-binding protein; this translates as MTDAVIEADGLGMTYGRKRGWALRSCSFRLPAGRICALVGPNGAGKSTLLALTAGLLRPAEGSVRVLGTTPAEARPRVAYVAQDKPLYPQLTVADTLWAGAQLNPAGWDRAAADRIAGPLPQDAKVRTLSGGQRTRLALALALGKRPELMLLDEPMADLDPLARHQLMGVLMAEAAEHGTTIVMSSHILTELEGACDYLLLVDGGRVRLGGESDDIVAAHAVLTGQVRDLAPHTVVESRTTGRQMTALVRKEGPVDQAAWDVTDPSLEELLLAHLRSPEAPPLLTPSASYAREEVAAV